A single Symbiobacterium thermophilum IAM 14863 DNA region contains:
- the ftcD gene encoding glutamate formimidoyltransferase — MNPNALVECVPNFSEGRRPEVIEAIAGAIAAQGVKVLSVSADVDHNRCVVTFIGSPEAVVRAALRGAEAAIRLIDLNHHKGSHPRMGAVDVIPFVPVSGCTMEDCVALARQVGEALGNMGVPVFLYEEAATRPDRRNLADVRRGEFEGLRELIGVDPAKDPDFGPRKIHPTAGCTAVGARMPLIAFNVNLGTSDLSIARKIAKAVRGSSGGLVHCKAIAVPLADRNQVQVSMNMVNYKETPLHRAFELIRIEAERYGVPVVGSEIVGLVPVDALVGVARHYLRLEGFKTDQVLEKRLVD; from the coding sequence TTGAATCCGAACGCGCTGGTTGAGTGCGTGCCCAACTTCAGCGAGGGGCGGCGGCCGGAGGTGATCGAGGCCATCGCCGGGGCCATCGCGGCCCAGGGGGTGAAGGTGCTGTCGGTCTCCGCCGACGTCGACCACAACCGCTGCGTCGTCACCTTCATCGGATCCCCGGAGGCCGTGGTCCGGGCCGCCCTGCGGGGGGCGGAAGCGGCCATCCGGCTCATCGACCTGAACCACCACAAGGGCAGCCACCCGCGCATGGGCGCGGTGGACGTCATCCCCTTCGTGCCGGTCTCGGGGTGCACCATGGAGGACTGCGTGGCCCTGGCCCGGCAGGTGGGCGAGGCGCTGGGCAACATGGGGGTGCCGGTCTTCCTCTACGAGGAGGCGGCGACCCGCCCTGACCGGCGCAACCTGGCCGACGTGCGCCGGGGGGAGTTCGAGGGGCTCAGGGAGCTGATCGGCGTCGACCCGGCGAAGGACCCCGACTTCGGCCCCCGGAAGATCCACCCCACCGCGGGGTGCACCGCCGTGGGCGCGCGGATGCCGCTCATCGCCTTCAACGTCAACCTGGGCACGTCCGACCTGTCCATCGCCAGGAAGATCGCGAAGGCGGTGCGCGGCTCCAGCGGCGGTCTCGTCCACTGCAAGGCCATCGCGGTGCCCCTCGCCGACCGGAACCAGGTGCAGGTCAGCATGAACATGGTCAACTACAAGGAGACGCCACTGCACAGGGCGTTTGAGCTGATCCGGATCGAGGCCGAGCGGTACGGCGTGCCGGTGGTGGGGTCGGAGATCGTCGGGCTGGTGCCCGTGGACGCTCTGGTGGGTGTGGCCCGCCACTACCTGCGGCTGGAGGGGTTCAAGACCGACCAGGTCCTGGAGAAGCGGC
- the hutU gene encoding urocanate hydratase, protein MEMTRTVRAPRGTQLSCKGWQQEAALRMLMNNLDPEVAERPEELVVYGGSGKAARSWEAFDAIVKALRSLEDDETLLVQSGKPVAIFRTHRMAPRVLIANSNLVARWATWEHFWELERKGLMMFGQMTAGSWIYIGTQGILQGTYETFAEAARQHFGGSLKGRLALTAGLGGMGGAQPLAVTMNEGVAIVVEVDEARIQRRLDHRYLDRMTRSLDEALAWARESMAKGEPLSIGLLGNAATIYPEIVRRGVIPDVVTDQTSAHDPLNGYIPEGLSVQEAAKLRKADPDEYIRRAKASIVKHVQAMLDMQKAGAVVFDYGNNIRQQAYEEGLKDAFAFPGFVPAFIRPLFCEGKGPFRWVALSGDPEDIYKTDRAIMELFPENQSLRRWLEMAQKKVHFQGLPARICWLGYGERVKAGLKFNEMVASGELKAPIVIGRDHLDAGSVASPNRETEAMKDGSDAVADWPLLNALVNTAAGATWVSIHHGGGVGIGYSQHAGMVVVADGTEEARVRLERVLTTDPGMGVVRHVDAGYEKALQVARERGIRLPMYE, encoded by the coding sequence ATGGAGATGACCCGGACGGTCCGCGCCCCGCGCGGCACGCAGCTCTCGTGCAAGGGGTGGCAGCAGGAGGCCGCCCTGCGGATGCTCATGAACAACCTGGACCCCGAGGTGGCCGAGCGGCCGGAGGAGCTGGTGGTCTACGGCGGCAGCGGGAAGGCCGCCCGCTCCTGGGAGGCCTTCGACGCTATTGTGAAGGCGCTGCGCAGTCTGGAGGACGACGAGACGCTGCTCGTCCAGTCCGGCAAGCCGGTGGCGATCTTCCGCACGCACCGCATGGCCCCGCGCGTCCTGATCGCCAACTCCAACCTGGTCGCACGCTGGGCAACCTGGGAGCACTTCTGGGAGCTGGAGCGTAAGGGGCTCATGATGTTCGGCCAGATGACCGCCGGCTCGTGGATCTACATCGGCACCCAGGGCATCCTCCAGGGCACTTACGAGACCTTTGCCGAGGCCGCCCGGCAGCACTTCGGCGGCAGCCTGAAGGGGCGGCTGGCCCTGACGGCGGGCCTGGGCGGCATGGGCGGCGCCCAGCCGCTGGCGGTGACGATGAACGAGGGCGTCGCCATCGTCGTGGAGGTGGACGAGGCGCGCATCCAGCGCCGTCTGGATCACCGCTACCTGGACCGCATGACCCGCAGCCTGGACGAGGCCCTGGCCTGGGCCCGGGAGTCCATGGCGAAGGGGGAGCCGCTCTCCATCGGCCTGCTGGGCAACGCCGCGACGATCTATCCGGAGATCGTCCGCCGCGGCGTGATCCCCGACGTGGTGACCGACCAGACCTCCGCCCACGACCCGCTGAACGGCTACATCCCCGAAGGGCTCTCGGTGCAGGAGGCGGCAAAGCTGCGCAAGGCGGACCCCGACGAGTACATCCGGCGGGCCAAGGCCAGCATCGTGAAGCACGTGCAGGCGATGCTGGACATGCAGAAGGCGGGGGCCGTGGTGTTCGACTACGGCAACAACATCCGGCAGCAGGCGTACGAGGAAGGGCTGAAGGACGCCTTCGCCTTCCCGGGATTCGTGCCGGCCTTCATCCGGCCGCTGTTCTGCGAGGGCAAGGGCCCCTTCCGGTGGGTGGCGCTCTCCGGCGACCCGGAGGACATCTACAAGACCGACCGGGCGATCATGGAGCTGTTCCCCGAGAACCAGTCGCTGCGCCGGTGGCTGGAGATGGCGCAGAAGAAGGTTCACTTCCAGGGGCTGCCGGCCCGCATCTGCTGGCTCGGCTACGGCGAGCGGGTGAAGGCAGGGCTGAAGTTCAACGAGATGGTCGCGAGCGGCGAGCTGAAGGCGCCCATCGTCATCGGGCGCGATCACCTGGACGCGGGTTCGGTGGCCTCGCCCAATCGGGAGACCGAGGCGATGAAGGACGGTTCCGACGCGGTCGCCGACTGGCCGCTGCTGAACGCGCTGGTCAACACGGCCGCGGGCGCGACCTGGGTCTCGATCCACCACGGTGGCGGCGTGGGCATCGGCTACAGCCAGCACGCCGGCATGGTGGTGGTCGCGGACGGCACCGAGGAGGCGCGGGTGCGGCTGGAGCGGGTGCTGACCACCGACCCGGGCATGGGCGTGGTGCGGCACGTGGACGCCGGGTACGAAAAGGCCCTGCAGGTCGCCCGGGAGCGGGGCATCCGGCTGCCCATGTACGAGTGA